From a single Methanomicrobia archaeon genomic region:
- a CDS encoding transcription factor, whose protein sequence is MVRAVTMLEADNPLVKEYFKKMIGDEGVRIMENIPGGEITDEEIAKRSDTKLTAVRKVLYVLYEGRIAEYRTERDDTTGWITYWWSFNHDNIRRMMEEEADATLKGLREQLEYEQNGEFYRCHCQSVLFEEAAEREFWCEECESTFEYFDNGSLVTDIEKQIKELEKWKKNLERK, encoded by the coding sequence ATGGTGAGAGCGGTTACGATGTTGGAAGCGGATAATCCACTGGTAAAGGAATATTTCAAGAAGATGATCGGGGATGAGGGCGTGCGAATAATGGAGAACATTCCAGGTGGAGAGATAACGGATGAGGAGATTGCGAAGCGAAGCGATACCAAACTCACTGCGGTAAGAAAGGTTTTGTACGTGTTATATGAGGGCAGGATCGCCGAATACCGGACCGAACGAGATGACACTACTGGCTGGATCACCTATTGGTGGAGCTTCAATCACGACAACATCAGGCGAATGATGGAAGAGGAGGCGGATGCCACGCTCAAGGGGTTGCGAGAGCAGCTTGAATACGAACAGAACGGCGAATTTTACCGATGCCACTGTCAGTCTGTTTTATTTGAAGAGGCTGCGGAGCGAGAATTCTGGTGCGAGGAATGCGAATCAACCTTTGAATATTTCGATAACGGTAGTTTAGTAACCGATATAGAGAAGCAGATAAAAGAGCTAGAGAAGTGGAAGAAGAACTTAGAGAGGAAATAA
- a CDS encoding TIGR00295 family protein has translation MEEELREEIKRDCIGLLRAAGCDEGVINHCTAVAELALEIAQHQHNDMVDEALVLRGALLHDLGRARSHGIDHGLVGGELARELGLDERLVRIIQRHVGAGITAEEAKELGLPPVNFVPETMEEKIVAHADNLIEDQKRTSIEAELSNVKAKLGESHPSIKRLIALHKEVLGQKERNVE, from the coding sequence GTGGAAGAAGAACTTAGAGAGGAAATAAAACGCGATTGTATCGGGTTACTGCGAGCGGCCGGCTGTGACGAGGGCGTTATCAACCATTGCACTGCGGTTGCCGAGCTTGCATTGGAGATCGCTCAGCATCAGCATAACGATATGGTAGATGAAGCGCTGGTTTTAAGGGGCGCGTTACTCCATGATCTTGGCAGAGCGCGGTCGCACGGTATCGACCACGGGTTGGTGGGTGGCGAGCTGGCACGTGAGCTGGGGCTGGACGAGCGTCTGGTGCGGATAATACAGAGGCATGTCGGCGCGGGAATAACAGCTGAAGAAGCGAAGGAATTGGGATTGCCTCCTGTAAATTTCGTGCCGGAGACGATGGAAGAGAAGATCGTCGCGCATGCTGACAATCTCATCGAAGATCAAAAGAGGACGAGCATAGAGGCGGAACTATCAAACGTAAAAGCGAAATTAGGCGAATCGCACCCATCGATAAAACGACTGATCGCGCTCCATAAGGAAGTACTAGGGCAGAAAGAACGTAACGTAGAGTAG
- a CDS encoding exosome complex protein Rrp42 produces the protein MGFEIVEDIRKDYVYDLLGSGKRIDGRGFLDYREISVERDLISKAEGSALVKFGDTSVLVGVKLELGEPFSDAPNKGIIMTNAELRPGASPDFEPGPPNENSVELARVVDRGIRGSETIDLEKLCIAEGEKVWMTFIDIHALDNDGNLIDAAALGAIIALLHARVPNERFGITGADDTLTIRDTPVAVTVVKIRDAFLVDPNLSEETAATSKLTVISNADGTLSGVQKSGRAGLNADEIAEMVDIGIEKAGELRVKYLG, from the coding sequence ATGGGTTTTGAAATTGTAGAGGATATCCGTAAGGATTACGTGTACGATCTATTAGGGAGCGGTAAGCGTATAGACGGCCGTGGATTCCTTGATTACCGTGAGATAAGCGTGGAGCGGGATCTGATAAGTAAGGCGGAAGGTTCTGCTCTTGTGAAGTTCGGCGACACGTCGGTCTTAGTGGGCGTCAAGCTCGAGCTAGGTGAGCCTTTTTCTGATGCGCCCAATAAGGGGATCATAATGACCAATGCGGAACTCCGACCGGGAGCATCGCCGGATTTCGAGCCAGGACCGCCGAATGAGAACAGTGTGGAGCTGGCGAGAGTGGTGGATCGAGGTATCAGAGGTTCAGAAACCATCGATTTAGAGAAGCTGTGTATAGCAGAAGGCGAGAAGGTCTGGATGACGTTCATCGATATCCACGCATTGGACAACGACGGGAATCTGATTGATGCCGCGGCATTGGGTGCTATTATTGCTCTTTTGCATGCCCGCGTACCAAACGAGCGATTCGGGATAACCGGGGCGGACGATACGCTTACGATCAGGGACACGCCAGTGGCGGTAACAGTAGTAAAAATCCGGGATGCTTTTCTGGTAGACCCGAACTTGTCTGAAGAAACCGCAGCTACCAGCAAGTTAACGGTGATTTCAAATGCCGATGGCACGTTATCAGGCGTGCAGAAGAGCGGCCGCGCGGGTCTAAATGCAGACGAGATAGCCGAGATGGTAGATATAGGAATAGAGAAGGCAGGTGAACTAAGGGTAAAGTATTTAGGATAA
- a CDS encoding 50S ribosomal protein L24: MMKATDKSKQPRKQRKERYNAPLHVRHKFMTAPLSEELQGKYGRRNFPVRKGDTVRVIRGDDKGKEGKVRTVDPQKEKITMEGIVVARSDLSEVPRPIHPSNVVITKLDVKDKLRELALKR, translated from the coding sequence ATGATGAAAGCCACCGATAAGTCTAAGCAGCCGAGGAAGCAGCGAAAGGAAAGGTATAACGCACCACTGCATGTACGACACAAGTTCATGACTGCACCGCTTTCCGAGGAGCTTCAAGGTAAATACGGGAGAAGGAACTTCCCCGTGAGAAAAGGGGATACGGTACGGGTGATACGGGGCGATGATAAAGGAAAGGAAGGTAAAGTAAGGACCGTCGACCCGCAGAAGGAGAAGATAACGATGGAAGGCATCGTTGTCGCACGGTCTGATCTGTCCGAAGTGCCACGACCCATACATCCCTCGAATGTCGTGATTACGAAGTTGGATGTGAAAGATAAGCTGCGGGAACTTGCATTGAAGCGATAA